A window from Myxocyprinus asiaticus isolate MX2 ecotype Aquarium Trade chromosome 37, UBuf_Myxa_2, whole genome shotgun sequence encodes these proteins:
- the LOC127427871 gene encoding EF-hand and coiled-coil domain-containing protein 1-like, producing MMQVSRIRAARKSEWLKCALTHHFNPDPGVENEIVVLATGVDQYLQEVFHHLAFYKGDNLVSDEDFRMLCLVLGISISAETENGTNEHEDICYGLPHALNFKEFHARLCGFFSIKAQEGQTTGRLPVSEETELIEREIRLRCPRVRRRKCVSFDLSKDHQTKRRSLRGSGQTPNLDQSPALESRRNTVFDINPQSRWQDQLELENASLRELVEDLRSALQSSDARCMALEVALRRKQILPQQTAVTTPERKDFSVWGKAKTQQPKHKEWDYKRSTKDLQRELELIRASRDGQIEEAIRFNQRLEEELMAAYRELSRMWEMVGSVKKENARIKKRAEEARGALAAGLEGVRALQDQAQQADLLRDRVQNLEVQMEKFRAMCTCRELIMNRTDILVESCESEFPSSTGLNDAFIRKEEGLQRSVEGRAASDEEEEERGVDEGQCCLLEVKQLINRLHGCARGCKKTAICHWLVSQTSSNSRELHGSPGLRETKGRVWIPRADEKANEPVKIQQKDRDSLRQEVQMVETERECGSLLEERLTDPLTLPLHLRNKSVSHKVLGKILINTLDLCTRKGHDCTPVFMVVDTLCQQLLSSHLLDGEEFSAGARPSVTPGHRNMSNPLLMSC from the exons ATGATGCAGGTTTCACGGATCCGAGCTGCGCGTAAAAGCGAGTGGCTGAAATGCGCTCTCACCCACCACTTCAACCCTGATCCCGGCGTGGAAAACGAGATCGTGGTCTTGGCAACCGGTGTGGACCAGTATCTCCAGGAGGTTTTTCATCATCTGGCGTTTTATAAAGGCGATAATCTCGTCTCCGATGAGGATTTCAGGATGttgtgtttggttttggggatctcAATAAGCGCAGAGACGGAAAATGGCACAAATGAGCACGAAGATATATGTTACGGACTTCCTCACGCGCTCAACTTCAAAGAGTTCCATGCTCGACTTTGTGGATTTTTCTCCATCAAAGCGCAGGAAGGACAGACGACAGGACGACTGCCTGTCAGTGAGGAGACCGAACTCATCGAGCGTGAAATCAGACTCCGTTGTCCCCGCGTCCGGAGGAGAAAGTGCGTGAGTTTTGACCTGTCTAAAGATCATCAGACAAAGAGGAGGTCATTGAGGGGATCTGGACAGACTCCGAATCTGGATCAGAGTCCGGCTTTGGAGTCCAGGAGAAACACTG TGTTTGATATTAACCCTCAGAGTAGATGGCAGGACCAGCTAGAGTTGGAAAACGCCAGTCTGAGAGAGCTGGTGGAGGACTTGCGTTCAGCTCTACAGAGCAGTGATGCACGGTGCATGGCACTGGAGGTGGCGTTACGCCGAAAACAAATTCTACCCCAACAGACTGCTGTAACCACACCAGAGAGAAAAGACTTCAGTGTTTGGGGCAAAGCAAAAACCCAACAACCCAAACATAAGGAATGGGACTACAAAAGAAGCACGAAAGACCTCCAACGAGAGCTGGAACTGATTCGAGCGTCTCGCGATGGACAAATTGAGGAAGCCATTAGGTTCAACCAGAGGTTAGAGGAAGAGCTGATGGCCGCTTATAGAGAGCTCAGCAGGATGTGGGAGATGGTGGGTAGTGTCAAAAAGGAAAACGCCCGGATCAAGAAGAGGGCAGAGGAGGCTAGAGGGGCCCTGGCCGCAGGGCTTGAGGGCGTAAGGGCCTTACAAGACCAGGCCCAACAAGCTGATCTGCTTCGAGACAGAGTACAGAATCTAGAAGTCCAAATGGAGAAGTTCAG GGCCATGTGCACCTGTAGAGAGCTGATTATGAACAGAACAGACATACTTGTAGAGTCATGTGAGTCTGAATTTCCTTCCTCCACCGGTCTCAATGATGCCTTCATCAGAAAAG AAGAGGGCCTGCAGAGGTCAGTAGAGGGTCGGGCTGCTTctgatgaggaagaggaggaaagaGGGGTGGATGAAGGACAGTGCTGCCTCCTGGAGGTGAAACAATTGATCAACAGATTGCACGGCTGTGCCAGAGG GTGTAAAAAAACTGCTATTTGTCACTGGCTCGTTTCTCAGACTTCTTCCAACAGCAGAGAACTCCACGGATCTCCTGGACTGAGAGAAACCAAAGGACGAGTGTGGATTCCTCGAGCAGATGAAAAGGCAAATGAACCTGTAAAG ATACAGCAGAAAGACAGGGACAGTTTAAGACAGGAAGTTCAGATGGTGGAAACAGAGAGAGAATGTGGATCACTGCTGGAGGAGAGACTCACTGATCCACTCACTTTACCACTGCATCTACGAAATAAG AGTGTCTCTCACAAAGTCTTGGGGAAAATTCTAATCAACACGCTAGACCTGTGTACCAGAAAAGGCCACG ACTGCACCCCAGTTTTCATGGTAGTGGACACGCTGTGCCAGCAGCTCCTTTCCAGTCACCTCCTAGATGGAGAGGAGTTCAGCGCCGGGGCTCGACCTTCTGTGACCCCAGGTCACCGAAATATGTCCAACCCCCTTCTGATGTCCTGTTGA